The proteins below come from a single Aphanothece sacrum FPU1 genomic window:
- a CDS encoding DUF7149 domain-containing protein produces the protein MEFHKNLISDFLKQTYYQSQHFINTKNGRIRRIMRHKILLDTGPLVAFLQPQDRFHI, from the coding sequence TTGGAATTTCATAAAAATCTGATTAGTGATTTTCTTAAGCAGACTTATTATCAGTCTCAACATTTTATTAATACTAAAAATGGAAGGATACGGAGAATAATGAGACATAAAATCTTGTTAGATACAGGACCTTTAGTTGCCTTTTTACAACCTCAAGATAGGTTTCATATATAA
- the vapB gene encoding type II toxin-antitoxin system VapB family antitoxin gives MMSTDTALWNIVENMPDSLKIELLQYAEYLMTKSSNLQREKKSEEITNKKGLAGSMKGTFVLPLSEDFDEPLEDFEDYM, from the coding sequence ATGATGAGTACCGATACAGCCTTATGGAATATTGTTGAAAATATGCCTGATTCTCTGAAAATTGAGCTTTTACAATATGCTGAATATTTAATGACTAAATCCTCAAACCTGCAACGAGAAAAAAAAAGTGAGGAGATAACAAATAAAAAAGGTTTAGCGGGTTCAATGAAAGGTACTTTCGTTTTACCGTTATCTGAGGATTTTGATGAACCGTTAGAAGATTTTGAGGATTATATGTAA
- a CDS encoding type II toxin-antitoxin system VapC family toxin gives MSNVLIDTHVFIWLAENDSSLPVAIKDYLENTENVFVSVASFWEISIKVKIGKLALSCDFNDIETRFLDTRFKLLSITLKDTIKLYDLPLHHKDPFDRILIAQSINNSLVLVSRDQIFDNYSIHRFWL, from the coding sequence ATGAGTAATGTTTTAATAGATACTCATGTTTTTATTTGGTTAGCGGAGAATGATTCTAGTTTACCTGTTGCCATCAAAGATTATCTAGAAAATACAGAAAATGTGTTTGTCAGTGTTGCTAGTTTTTGGGAAATATCTATTAAAGTTAAAATTGGTAAACTTGCTTTAAGTTGTGATTTTAATGACATAGAAACTCGTTTTTTAGATACTCGATTCAAGTTGTTATCTATTACTTTAAAAGATACTATTAAGCTTTACGATTTACCTTTACATCATAAAGATCCTTTTGACCGTATTTTAATTGCTCAATCGATTAATAATTCTTTAGTTTTAGTTAGTCGAGATCAAATTTTTGACAATTATTCTATTCACCGTTTCTGGTTATAA
- a CDS encoding type II toxin-antitoxin system Phd/YefM family antitoxin produces the protein MSSLEIRTQINQKISNLSQEQLIDKVILYSEPTILCNEQGKQAVLMSLDEFNSWQETLYLSSNPANIEHLQKSILQANAGQKTLES, from the coding sequence ATGAGTTCGTTAGAAATACGCACACAAATTAATCAAAAAATATCTAATTTATCCCAAGAACAACTTATTGATAAAGTTATTCTTTACTCAGAACCAACTATATTATGTAATGAGCAAGGAAAACAAGCAGTTTTGATGTCTTTAGATGAATTTAATTCTTGGCAAGAAACCTTATATTTATCATCAAATCCTGCTAATATAGAACATCTACAAAAATCAATTCTACAAGCGAATGCAGGGCAAAAAACGTTAGAGAGTTAA
- a CDS encoding DNA gyrase subunit B — translation MTTTSNYGAEQIQVLEGLDPVRKRPGMYIGTTGPRGLHHLVYEVVDNSIDEALAGHCTHIEVDINADGSVTVTDDGRGIPTDIHPSTGKSALETVMTVLHAGGKFGGGGYKVSGGLHGVGISVVNALSEWVIVTVWRDEKIHVQRYERGVPVSSLEEKPDPEHSTGTSVSFLPDTQIFTGGIEFDYNTLSGRLRELGYLNAGVKITFTDHRQEEPHVETYFYEGGIKEYVAYMCRDKDSLHQEIIYVSGEKNGIQLEVALQWCIDAYNDNLLGFANNIRTIDGGTHLEGLKAVLTRTMNSVARKRNKIKENEPNLAGENVREGLTGVISVKVPDPEFEGQTKTKLGNTEVRGIVDSFVGEVLGEYLEFNPHVADSIIEKAVQAFKAAEAARRARELVRRKSVLESSPLPGKLADCSTRDPEESEIFLVEGDSAGGSAKQGRDRRFQAILPLRGKILNIEKTDDAKIYKNNEIQSLITALGLGIKGEEFDVSQLRYHRVVIMSVAGDEPTLVMDDTGKTELVEIGQFIDDCIEGKRTPERYQVISFDPVSHTTRFRPLKAVIRHGHEEPMYKITTRYNRSIKVTSSHSIFVYENNKVILKKGNEISPGDLLVASRNLPRPSQHLTQIDLLKTFYQAGLIDSLYLQGEAVRKVASQRLLAKVDRPELWNESRVKLDGQAWQQLIHQRQAAGISQKQVATSCDVKQPITISHWERGINQPTLPHFLNYLEAIGGNENIVYQTLPSKVDQLLTQDDSSKNASWREVSNYKPFDYFTPSELAQLDENIKIVSQAHHDKEFNRYLSITQELMWFLGWYVAEGTLSQHQISLNLGEKDEPFISELILTIETLFGETPRIYKDNHSQGIKLYFHSVLAARLLQAWGVAKLAHQKQLPDIVFSLPEALQLAYLEGYFLGDGTTVGKNLSFTTNSPTLKDGLLYLLGQLGLIASTTKHQPSNEHNGPIQTRHPYYKITICGKKQIEQCRQIWQRHSNAYQLEIHLTNPIHKSQDYVAISNDLIGLKVLSNEEIDLVGEYVYDFSVEGDENFICGTGGIAAHNTDADVDGAHIRTLLLTFFYRYQRDLVDQGYVYIACPPLYKVERGKNHVYCYNERELQEHLSSLPANANYTIQRFKGLGEMMPTQLWETTMNPETRTMKRVEIEDAAEADRIFTVLMGDRVAPRREFIETYGPKLNLLDLDI, via the coding sequence ATGACAACAACAAGTAACTACGGTGCAGAACAAATTCAAGTTCTCGAAGGGTTAGATCCTGTCCGCAAACGTCCAGGGATGTACATCGGAACCACTGGGCCGAGAGGACTACACCATCTTGTCTACGAGGTTGTGGATAACTCCATTGATGAAGCGTTAGCGGGTCATTGTACCCACATAGAAGTTGATATCAACGCCGATGGTTCCGTCACCGTTACAGACGACGGACGAGGCATTCCCACTGATATTCATCCTAGCACGGGAAAATCAGCCTTAGAAACCGTCATGACCGTACTTCATGCGGGGGGAAAATTTGGGGGTGGAGGTTATAAAGTTTCTGGGGGTTTACATGGGGTTGGAATTTCCGTAGTCAACGCTTTATCAGAATGGGTAATAGTGACAGTTTGGCGCGATGAAAAGATCCATGTCCAACGCTACGAAAGGGGAGTTCCTGTTAGTTCATTAGAGGAAAAACCCGACCCCGAACATTCAACTGGAACCTCAGTTTCTTTCTTGCCTGATACTCAAATTTTCACCGGAGGAATTGAGTTTGATTATAATACCTTATCGGGAAGATTACGAGAATTAGGATATTTGAATGCTGGTGTCAAAATTACCTTTACTGATCACCGTCAAGAAGAACCCCATGTAGAAACTTATTTTTATGAGGGGGGAATCAAAGAATATGTAGCTTATATGTGTCGAGATAAAGACTCATTACATCAAGAAATTATCTATGTTTCTGGTGAAAAAAATGGAATTCAATTAGAAGTTGCTCTACAATGGTGTATTGATGCCTATAACGATAACTTATTAGGATTTGCCAATAACATCAGAACAATTGACGGAGGGACTCACTTAGAAGGGTTAAAAGCTGTCCTGACTCGGACAATGAATAGTGTCGCCCGTAAACGAAATAAAATCAAAGAAAATGAACCCAATTTAGCCGGGGAAAATGTTCGAGAAGGGTTAACTGGAGTGATTTCTGTTAAAGTCCCTGACCCCGAATTTGAAGGACAAACAAAGACCAAATTAGGCAATACAGAAGTCCGAGGAATTGTTGATTCTTTCGTGGGAGAAGTGTTAGGAGAATATTTAGAATTTAATCCCCACGTTGCCGATAGTATTATTGAGAAAGCTGTCCAAGCATTTAAAGCAGCAGAAGCGGCCAGACGGGCCCGAGAATTAGTACGTCGGAAATCAGTATTAGAATCTTCTCCCTTACCTGGAAAATTAGCAGATTGTAGCACGAGAGATCCCGAAGAATCTGAGATATTCTTAGTAGAAGGAGACTCCGCAGGAGGAAGTGCAAAACAGGGACGAGATCGACGGTTTCAGGCAATTTTACCCCTAAGAGGAAAAATCCTAAATATTGAGAAAACCGATGATGCTAAAATCTATAAAAATAACGAGATTCAATCCCTAATTACTGCCCTAGGATTAGGCATTAAAGGAGAAGAATTTGATGTCTCTCAATTGCGTTATCATCGTGTGGTAATTATGAGTGTTGCTGGGGATGAACCCACCCTAGTGATGGATGATACAGGGAAAACAGAACTTGTAGAAATTGGGCAATTTATCGATGATTGTATTGAAGGGAAACGTACCCCAGAACGGTATCAAGTAATCTCCTTTGATCCCGTAAGTCATACTACTCGTTTTCGTCCTTTAAAAGCGGTGATTCGTCATGGTCATGAAGAACCTATGTACAAAATCACAACCCGCTATAATCGCTCTATTAAAGTGACATCTTCTCATAGTATTTTTGTATATGAAAATAACAAAGTAATTCTCAAGAAAGGCAATGAAATTAGTCCTGGAGACTTATTAGTTGCGAGTCGTAATTTACCCCGTCCTTCTCAACATCTTACTCAGATTGACTTACTCAAAACCTTCTATCAAGCAGGATTAATTGACTCTCTTTATTTACAAGGAGAAGCAGTAAGAAAAGTGGCGAGTCAACGACTTTTAGCAAAAGTAGATCGACCCGAATTATGGAATGAATCGCGGGTTAAACTTGATGGACAAGCTTGGCAACAATTAATACATCAACGCCAAGCTGCCGGAATTTCTCAAAAACAGGTTGCCACTTCCTGTGATGTTAAGCAACCTATAACTATTAGTCACTGGGAAAGAGGAATTAATCAACCAACTCTGCCTCATTTTCTAAACTATCTCGAAGCAATTGGCGGCAATGAGAATATTGTTTATCAAACTTTACCATCAAAAGTCGACCAACTACTTACTCAAGATGATAGTAGTAAAAATGCCAGTTGGCGTGAAGTAAGTAATTACAAACCCTTTGATTATTTTACCCCCAGTGAATTAGCTCAACTAGACGAAAATATCAAAATTGTTTCTCAAGCACACCATGATAAAGAATTTAATCGTTATTTATCTATTACTCAGGAATTAATGTGGTTTCTAGGATGGTATGTTGCAGAAGGAACCCTCAGTCAACATCAAATTAGTTTAAATTTAGGGGAAAAAGATGAACCCTTTATTTCCGAATTAATCCTGACAATTGAAACTTTGTTTGGTGAAACCCCACGCATTTATAAAGATAATCATAGTCAGGGAATTAAACTCTATTTCCATAGCGTACTAGCAGCACGATTATTACAAGCTTGGGGAGTCGCAAAACTAGCTCACCAGAAACAACTCCCAGACATTGTTTTTAGCCTCCCAGAAGCCCTACAATTAGCCTATTTAGAAGGTTATTTCTTAGGAGATGGTACCACCGTCGGCAAAAACTTGTCTTTTACAACTAATTCCCCCACTTTAAAAGATGGGTTACTTTATTTATTGGGTCAATTGGGGTTAATTGCTAGTACGACAAAACATCAACCTTCTAATGAGCATAATGGCCCGATTCAAACTCGTCATCCTTACTACAAAATTACTATTTGTGGTAAAAAACAAATTGAACAATGTCGTCAAATTTGGCAACGCCATAGTAATGCTTATCAGTTAGAAATTCATCTGACAAACCCAATTCATAAATCTCAAGATTATGTAGCAATTAGTAATGATTTGATTGGGTTAAAAGTTCTGAGTAATGAAGAAATTGATCTCGTTGGTGAGTATGTTTATGACTTCTCTGTTGAAGGGGATGAAAACTTCATCTGTGGAACCGGAGGAATCGCGGCCCATAATACGGATGCGGATGTAGATGGCGCACATATTCGGACTCTTTTATTGACCTTTTTCTATCGTTATCAACGGGACTTAGTGGATCAAGGTTATGTGTATATTGCTTGTCCTCCTTTGTATAAAGTAGAACGGGGTAAAAACCATGTTTATTGTTACAATGAACGGGAATTACAAGAACATTTGAGTAGTTTACCTGCTAATGCTAATTACACTATTCAACGTTTTAAAGGGTTAGGAGAAATGATGCCAACTCAACTATGGGAAACAACAATGAACCCCGAAACTCGTACCATGAAACGGGTAGAAATTGAAGATGCTGCCGAAGCTGATCGCATTTTTACCGTGTTAATGGGCGATCGCGTGGCCCCTCGACGAGAATTTATTGAAACCTATGGACCTAAACTAAATTTATTAGATTTAGACATCTAA
- a CDS encoding glycine-rich domain-containing protein — translation MEFHYLPMLAALTIVFGIFLSIVSEGTRNIKRGAEKRKKLAEEKREKLKFLETYQFSPGLKSKFAKTREYLSSPDQEIVFDALKDYFLLCYQADKKMVSMPSQIVDEAWHEFILFTQDYADFCSQFFDRFLHHTPAEAMAGPNQANKGIQLAWQLACAKENINPRQPKRLPLLFAIDDLLKIENGFYYSLDCSIIATNKKNTESTQTSYCVTDIGCSSSYSSDFSGYGCSSSHSSDSSGHSCGGHSCSSCAGGCGGGCGGGCGGGCGGG, via the coding sequence ATGGAATTCCATTACTTACCTATGTTGGCAGCGTTAACTATTGTTTTTGGTATTTTTCTCTCTATTGTGAGCGAAGGTACCAGAAATATTAAACGAGGTGCAGAAAAGCGCAAAAAATTAGCAGAAGAAAAACGCGAGAAATTAAAATTCCTAGAAACTTATCAATTTAGTCCTGGGTTAAAAAGTAAATTTGCCAAGACGAGAGAATATTTATCGTCTCCAGACCAAGAAATAGTTTTTGATGCGCTTAAAGATTACTTTTTGCTTTGTTATCAAGCCGACAAAAAAATGGTTTCTATGCCTTCACAAATTGTTGATGAAGCTTGGCATGAGTTTATTTTATTTACCCAAGATTATGCAGATTTTTGTTCTCAATTTTTTGACCGTTTTCTTCATCATACCCCTGCTGAAGCTATGGCTGGGCCGAATCAAGCTAATAAGGGAATTCAACTAGCTTGGCAATTAGCTTGTGCTAAAGAAAACATTAATCCTAGACAGCCTAAACGTCTACCCTTATTGTTTGCTATTGATGATTTACTGAAGATTGAAAATGGATTTTATTATAGTCTCGATTGTTCAATCATTGCTACTAATAAAAAAAATACAGAAAGTACACAGACTTCCTATTGTGTGACAGATATTGGTTGTAGTAGTAGCTATTCTTCCGATTTTAGCGGTTACGGATGTAGTAGTAGCCATTCTTCTGATTCTAGCGGTCACAGTTGTGGCGGACATAGCTGTAGTAGCTGCGCAGGTGGTTGTGGTGGTGGCTGTGGTGGTGGCTGTGGGGGTGGTTGTGGGGGTGGCTGA
- a CDS encoding beta-class carbonic anhydrase, translating into MSTILKEILAANEAYAKDFGDKGNLPMPPGRHFAIVTCIDARLDPAKFAGLREGDAHVFRNAGGRVTEDAIRSLVVSYKLLGTREWFVIHHTDCGMEYADSATINSLLAQSLKPAKLDEQGWHDTKDNSGTTDGEFINWLTIDDPIRSVCVDVKRLRSHPLVPGYIKIYGYLFDVKTGILNEVPEATKIGKEI; encoded by the coding sequence ATGAGTACGATTTTAAAAGAGATTCTGGCAGCCAATGAGGCTTATGCTAAAGACTTTGGCGATAAGGGCAATCTACCCATGCCCCCCGGTCGTCACTTTGCTATTGTGACTTGTATCGATGCTCGGCTCGATCCGGCAAAGTTTGCCGGATTAAGAGAAGGAGATGCCCATGTGTTTCGCAATGCAGGGGGGCGCGTTACGGAAGATGCTATTCGCTCTCTGGTTGTTTCTTATAAGTTGCTAGGAACCCGCGAATGGTTTGTCATTCATCATACTGATTGTGGAATGGAATATGCTGACAGTGCGACGATCAATAGCTTGTTAGCCCAAAGCCTAAAGCCTGCTAAACTCGATGAACAAGGTTGGCATGACACGAAAGACAACTCAGGGACAACTGACGGGGAATTTATCAACTGGTTAACAATTGACGACCCCATCAGAAGTGTCTGTGTTGATGTTAAACGACTGCGCTCTCATCCTTTAGTACCAGGATACATTAAAATTTACGGTTATTTATTCGATGTCAAAACTGGAATACTTAATGAAGTTCCTGAAGCAACGAAAATCGGGAAAGAGATTTAA
- the ahcY gene encoding adenosylhomocysteinase: MVATPIKAKYDIKDISLAPKGKQRIDWAGREMPVLRQIQERFAKEQPFAGIRIAACCHVTTETAHLAIALKAGGADAVLIASNPLSTQDDVAACLVADYGIPVYAIKGEDNATYNRHVQTALDHKPNIIIDDGSDVVATLIKERQHQIGDLIGTTEETTTGIVRLLAMLKDKVLTFPAVNVNDADTKHFFDNRYGTGQSTLDGIIRATNVLLAGKSVVVAGYGWCGKGVAMRARGLGSSVIVTEIDPVRAIEAAMDGFRVMPMAQAAAEGDIFITVTGNKHVIRPEHFEVMKDGAMVCNSGHFDIEIDLKSLGAKATEVKEVRNFTQKYSLPSGKSIVVLGEGRLINLAAAEGHPSAVMDMSFANQALACEYLVKNKGKLAPGIYNIPKELDQEIASLKLKAMGISIDTLTAEQEEYINSWTMGT, translated from the coding sequence ATGGTTGCAACACCCATCAAAGCCAAATACGACATTAAAGATATTAGTTTAGCTCCCAAAGGAAAACAACGTATTGACTGGGCAGGACGTGAAATGCCAGTTTTACGTCAAATTCAAGAACGTTTTGCCAAAGAACAGCCTTTTGCTGGTATTCGTATAGCAGCTTGTTGTCATGTTACCACTGAAACCGCTCATCTAGCGATCGCCCTCAAAGCGGGTGGTGCAGATGCGGTTCTTATTGCCAGTAACCCTCTCTCCACTCAAGATGATGTAGCAGCTTGTTTAGTGGCTGATTATGGCATTCCTGTTTATGCCATCAAAGGGGAAGATAACGCCACTTATAACCGTCACGTTCAAACCGCTCTTGATCACAAACCTAATATCATTATCGATGATGGTAGCGATGTTGTGGCTACTTTAATCAAAGAACGTCAACATCAAATTGGTGACCTCATCGGCACAACCGAAGAAACCACTACAGGTATTGTGCGTCTCTTAGCGATGCTCAAAGATAAGGTTCTTACCTTCCCCGCAGTCAATGTTAACGATGCGGATACTAAGCATTTCTTTGATAACCGTTACGGAACTGGTCAATCTACCTTAGATGGTATCATTCGCGCTACTAACGTCTTATTAGCGGGTAAATCTGTCGTTGTGGCTGGTTATGGTTGGTGTGGTAAAGGGGTTGCTATGCGGGCCCGTGGATTAGGCTCTAGTGTCATTGTAACGGAAATTGACCCCGTAAGAGCGATTGAAGCGGCTATGGATGGTTTCCGGGTTATGCCGATGGCACAAGCGGCAGCAGAAGGAGATATTTTTATCACTGTAACAGGCAATAAGCACGTCATTCGCCCTGAACATTTTGAGGTGATGAAAGATGGTGCAATGGTTTGTAATTCGGGTCACTTTGATATTGAAATTGACCTCAAATCTTTAGGCGCAAAAGCAACTGAAGTTAAGGAAGTTCGTAACTTTACCCAAAAATATAGTTTACCTAGTGGTAAGTCTATTGTTGTCTTAGGAGAAGGTCGTTTAATTAATTTAGCGGCTGCTGAAGGTCATCCTAGTGCAGTTATGGATATGAGTTTTGCTAACCAAGCTTTAGCTTGTGAATACTTAGTGAAAAATAAAGGAAAGTTAGCCCCTGGAATTTACAATATTCCTAAAGAACTCGATCAAGAAATTGCTAGTTTAAAACTCAAAGCAATGGGTATTAGCATTGATACTTTAACTGCTGAACAAGAAGAATATATCAATTCTTGGACAATGGGAACATGA
- a CDS encoding type II toxin-antitoxin system VapC family toxin produces MYIFDTDHISFIQRNGKEGKHILKRLATLDNPEVAVTIITYEEQVRGRLLFLSKSKTIEQQIFAYQGLEQLVLDYQSIVVVSFNQIAVLEYQRLRKSYPRLGNMDLKIAAITLTNKAVLLTRNGADFRQISELKIEDWSV; encoded by the coding sequence ATGTATATTTTTGATACAGATCATATCAGCTTCATTCAACGAAATGGGAAAGAAGGAAAACACATATTAAAAAGGCTGGCAACCCTCGATAATCCAGAAGTAGCAGTCACAATAATTACTTACGAAGAGCAAGTTAGAGGGCGACTTTTGTTTTTATCGAAGTCAAAAACGATAGAGCAACAAATTTTTGCTTACCAAGGATTAGAACAGCTAGTTCTTGATTATCAATCGATTGTAGTTGTTTCCTTCAATCAAATAGCTGTCTTAGAGTATCAACGCTTGCGAAAATCTTATCCTCGTCTGGGAAATATGGATCTAAAAATAGCAGCCATAACTTTAACAAATAAAGCAGTTTTACTAACTCGTAATGGAGCAGATTTTCGACAAATTAGCGAACTAAAAATAGAAGATTGGTCGGTGTAA
- a CDS encoding DUF433 domain-containing protein: protein MSSLVISEHIEITPGICGGKPRIAGHRIKVQDIVIWHERMGMSPDEIIYHHPSITLADVYAALAYYHDHREEIRQQIEAGEAFAQQLQGDKPSLIKKILKGKNVNQD from the coding sequence ATGTCATCTTTAGTCATCTCAGAACACATTGAAATTACTCCTGGTATCTGTGGCGGAAAACCTCGTATTGCTGGACATAGAATTAAAGTGCAAGATATTGTAATTTGGCATGAAAGAATGGGAATGTCACCAGATGAAATTATTTATCACCACCCTAGTATTACCCTAGCAGATGTTTATGCAGCCTTAGCCTATTACCATGACCATCGAGAAGAAATTAGACAACAAATTGAAGCAGGAGAAGCTTTTGCTCAACAATTACAAGGCGATAAACCATCTTTAATTAAAAAAATATTAAAGGGTAAAAATGTCAACCAAGATTAA
- a CDS encoding DUF5615 family PIN-like protein, whose protein sequence is MSTKIKFHLDESVNNAIANGLRMRGVDVTTSPEEGLVGASDEQQLAYALSQQRVIFTFDDDFLSLASTGIEHCGIIYTHQQRQPIGKIISDLVLIWECLEPKYMYKNIEFL, encoded by the coding sequence ATGTCAACCAAGATTAAATTTCATCTGGATGAAAGTGTCAATAATGCTATCGCAAACGGATTGAGAATGCGGGGAGTTGATGTGACAACTTCGCCGGAAGAAGGGCTAGTTGGTGCATCTGATGAACAACAATTAGCTTATGCTTTATCTCAACAACGAGTCATTTTTACATTTGATGATGATTTTCTTAGTTTGGCTTCTACAGGAATAGAACATTGTGGTATTATTTATACTCACCAACAACGTCAGCCAATTGGAAAAATTATCAGTGATTTAGTCTTAATTTGGGAATGTTTAGAACCTAAATATATGTACAAAAATATTGAGTTTTTGTAG
- a CDS encoding PIN domain-containing protein yields MKKLRVYIDTSVVGGCLDDEFSVESNKLMEAIKQEKFILLISDIIVNELINAPQAVKDILLFIPQTVIEVVNITPEILQLRDAYINEGVVTSKSINDATHVAAATVARADAIISWNFKHIVRLDKMKGYNRINLLNGYGILTIISPLEVTIDETNDN; encoded by the coding sequence ATGAAAAAACTAAGGGTTTATATAGATACATCAGTTGTCGGAGGTTGCTTAGATGATGAATTTTCGGTAGAGTCAAATAAATTGATGGAAGCAATTAAGCAAGAAAAGTTTATTTTGCTGATTAGTGATATTATTGTTAACGAATTAATTAATGCACCTCAAGCAGTTAAAGATATTTTATTATTTATTCCTCAGACTGTCATTGAAGTTGTTAATATAACGCCTGAAATCTTACAATTAAGAGATGCCTACATCAATGAGGGAGTTGTTACATCAAAATCCATTAATGATGCCACTCATGTAGCGGCTGCTACGGTTGCTAGGGCAGATGCTATTATTTCCTGGAATTTTAAACACATTGTTCGTTTAGATAAAATGAAAGGGTATAATCGAATTAATTTACTCAATGGCTACGGAATTTTGACCATTATTTCTCCTTTAGAGGTAACAATTGATGAAACCAACGACAATTAA
- a CDS encoding type II toxin-antitoxin system HicA family toxin codes for MPKLPRVSSQKTVQTLEKLGFVQIRQRGSHLILKKQFISKEGKINQVGCVIPMQRKTLAVGTLKNILNQAGVSLEEFLQNLQ; via the coding sequence GTGCCTAAATTGCCAAGAGTTAGCAGTCAAAAAACAGTGCAAACATTAGAAAAATTAGGCTTTGTTCAAATTCGTCAACGCGGAAGCCATTTAATTCTTAAAAAACAATTTATCTCAAAAGAAGGAAAGATAAATCAAGTGGGTTGTGTTATTCCCATGCAAAGGAAAACTCTAGCAGTTGGAACATTAAAAAATATTTTAAATCAAGCAGGAGTTTCTCTTGAAGAATTTTTGCAAAATTTGCAATAA
- a CDS encoding type II toxin-antitoxin system HicB family antitoxin, whose product MTKTFTAIVYWEEDVYVAECPEVGTVSQGDTIEEALANLKEATELYLEEFPLPKTSPRLLTTFEVLSA is encoded by the coding sequence ATGACTAAAACTTTTACTGCTATTGTCTATTGGGAAGAAGATGTCTATGTTGCTGAGTGTCCAGAGGTGGGAACCGTCAGTCAAGGAGATACCATAGAAGAAGCATTAGCGAACCTTAAAGAAGCGACTGAACTCTATCTTGAAGAATTCCCCTTACCTAAAACTTCTCCTCGTTTATTGACCACATTTGAGGTGCTAAGTGCCTAA
- a CDS encoding type II toxin-antitoxin system VapC family toxin, with protein MSYLLDTNIVSLVIKQNVQILQKIETVKAKEQNMYISCISYFEIKRGLLAVKATTKLKIFNKFCQNHQIILLDDLAILEKAAEIHANLRLRGLPIQTEDILIAATAIIKGLTVVSNDSDLLRVEHLSLENWVEL; from the coding sequence ATGAGTTATTTATTAGATACTAATATTGTCTCTTTAGTTATCAAACAAAATGTTCAAATTCTGCAAAAGATTGAAACAGTTAAAGCTAAAGAACAAAATATGTATATTAGTTGTATCAGTTATTTTGAAATTAAAAGAGGTTTGTTAGCAGTCAAAGCAACTACAAAACTCAAAATATTTAATAAATTTTGTCAAAATCATCAAATTATCTTATTAGACGATTTAGCTATTTTAGAAAAAGCAGCAGAAATTCATGCTAATCTTAGATTAAGAGGATTACCTATACAAACTGAAGATATTTTAATTGCTGCTACTGCTATTATTAAAGGATTAACCGTTGTTTCTAATGATAGTGATTTATTGAGAGTTGAACATTTAAGTTTAGAAAATTGGGTAGAATTATAA